A single Camelus bactrianus isolate YW-2024 breed Bactrian camel chromosome 1, ASM4877302v1, whole genome shotgun sequence DNA region contains:
- the SIDT1 gene encoding SID1 transmembrane family member 1 isoform X5, whose protein sequence is MPDIESDKNIIRTKTFLYLSDLSRKDRRIISKKYKIYFWNIITIAVFYALPVIQLVITYQTVVNITGNQDICYYNFLCAHPLGVLSAFNNILSNLGHVLLGLLFLLIVLRQDILHRRALEAKDIFAMEYGIPKHFGLFYAMGIALMTEGVLSACYHVCPNYSNFQFDTSFMYMIAGLCMLKLYQTRHPDINASAYAAYASFAAVITLTVLGVVFGKNDIWFWIIFSAIHILASLALSTQIYYMGRFKIDLGIFRRAAMVFYTDCLQQCSRPLYTDRMVLLVVGNLVNWSFALFGLIYRPRDFASYMLGIFICNLLLYLAFYIIMKLRSSEKVLPIPLFCIVATAVVWAAALYFFFQNLSSWEGTPAESREKNRECILLDFFDDHDIWHFLSATALFFSFLVLLTLDDDLDVVRRDQIPVF, encoded by the exons GAACATCATTACCATCGCTGTGTTTTATGCACTGCCCGTGATCCAGCTAGTCATCACCTACCAGACA GTGGTAAATATCACTGGCAACCAGGACATCTGCTACTACAACTTCCTCTGTGCTCACCCCTTGGGCGTCCTGAG TGCCTTCAACAACATCCTCAGCAACCTGGGCCACGTGCTCCTGGGCTTGCTCTTCCTGCTGATAGTCTTGCGCCAGGACATTCTCCATCGAAGAGCCTTGGAAGCCAAGGACATCTTCGCCATG GAGTATGGGATTCCCAAACACTTTGGTCTCTTCTATGCTATGGGGATCGCACTGATGACGGAAGGAGTGCTCAGTGCTTGTTACCACGTCTGCCCTAATTACTCCAACTTCCAATTCG ACACCTCCTTCATGTACATGATCGCCGGCCTGTGCATGCTGAAGCTCTACCAGACGCGCCACCCGGATATCAACGCCAGCGCCTACGCCGCCTATGCCTCCTTCGCGGCGGTCATTACGCTCACCGTCCTCGGAGTG GTGTTTGGGAAAAATGACATCTGGTTCTGGATCATCTTCTCCGCAATCCATATTCTGGCTTCTCTGGCCCTCAGCACCCAGATCTACTACATGGGGCGTTTCAAGATAG ATTTGGGGATCTTTCGGCGCGCCGCTATGGTGTTCTACACGGACTGCCTCCAGCAGTGCAGCCGGCCTCTGTACACG gACAGAATGGTGTTGCTCGTCGTGGGCAATCTGGTTAACTGGTCCTT TGCCCTCTTCGGACTGATCTATCGACCCAGGGACTTTGCTTCCTACATGCTGGGCATCTTCATCTGTAACCTGCTGCTCTACCTGGCCTTCTACATCATCATGAAG CTTCGCAGCTCTGAGAAGGTCCTCCCGATCCCACTCTTCTGCATCGTGGCCACTGCCGTGGTGTGGGCTGCCGCCCTgtattttttcttccagaatcTCAGCAGCTGGGAG GGAACCCCAGCCGAATCCCGGGAGAAGAACCGCGAGTGTATCCTGCTGGATTTCTTTGATGACCATGACATCTGGCACTTCCTCTCTGCGACTGCCCTGTTTTTCTCATTCTTG GTTTTGTTAACCCTGGATGATGACCTGGATGTGGTTCGGAGAGACCAGATCCCTGTCTTTTAA